Proteins found in one Rhodothermales bacterium genomic segment:
- the obgE gene encoding GTPase ObgE has protein sequence MKFVDYVTISVRSGKGGAGAVTFRRAKYEPMGGPSGGDGGAGGSVLLEADDNLYTLLDLRYNRHHFAKAGEPGLRDQKTGKSADDIVIRVPLGTVVRDSTTNEILGDLMHDGDRLVLAQGGRGGLGNVHFKSSTNQAPQYAQPGEPGEEREVTLELKLLADVGLVGFPNAGKSTLVSTISAAKPKVADYPFTTLEPNLGMVYLGDHRSFVVADIPGIIEGASEGRGLGTRFLKHIERNAVLLFVIPSNADDAGAQYRTLLGELEAFNAELMDKPRIVALSKTDLLPPDMLDAFVEDARNGFPEGVEVLPISAVAQKGLDELKETLWRYIERNKDAERAEVGGDFR, from the coding sequence GAAATTCGTCGATTACGTCACAATCAGCGTTCGCAGCGGCAAAGGCGGAGCGGGGGCGGTGACCTTCCGCCGCGCGAAGTACGAGCCGATGGGCGGCCCGAGCGGCGGCGACGGCGGCGCGGGCGGCTCCGTCCTCCTCGAAGCCGACGACAACCTCTACACCCTCCTCGACCTCCGCTACAACCGCCATCACTTCGCGAAGGCGGGCGAGCCCGGCCTGCGCGACCAGAAGACGGGCAAGAGCGCCGACGACATCGTAATCCGCGTCCCCCTCGGCACCGTCGTCCGCGACTCGACGACGAACGAAATCCTCGGCGACCTGATGCACGACGGCGACCGGCTCGTGCTCGCGCAGGGCGGGCGCGGCGGGCTCGGCAACGTCCACTTCAAAAGCTCGACGAACCAGGCTCCGCAGTACGCGCAGCCCGGCGAGCCCGGCGAGGAGCGTGAGGTCACGCTCGAACTCAAGCTGCTCGCCGACGTCGGCCTCGTCGGCTTCCCGAACGCGGGGAAGAGCACGCTCGTCTCGACGATCTCGGCGGCGAAGCCGAAGGTGGCGGACTACCCGTTCACCACGCTCGAACCGAACCTCGGGATGGTCTACCTCGGTGACCACCGCTCGTTCGTCGTCGCTGACATCCCCGGTATCATCGAGGGCGCGAGCGAGGGGCGCGGCCTCGGCACGCGCTTCCTCAAGCACATCGAGCGCAACGCCGTGCTCCTCTTCGTCATCCCGTCGAACGCCGACGACGCGGGCGCGCAGTACCGTACCCTCCTCGGCGAGCTCGAGGCGTTCAACGCCGAACTGATGGACAAGCCGCGTATCGTGGCGCTCTCGAAGACCGACCTCCTCCCGCCGGACATGCTCGACGCCTTCGTGGAGGACGCGCGCAACGGCTTCCCCGAGGGCGTCGAGGTGCTGCCGATCTCGGCCGTCGCGCAGAAGGGGTTGGACGAGCTGAAGGAGACGTTGTGGCGTTACATCGAGCGCAACAAAGACGCGGAACGGGCCGAGGTAGGGGGCGATTTCCGCTAG
- the dprA gene encoding DNA-processing protein DprA translates to MDLFAQHAPTDADELRALVALSLVPGVGPGRIRSLLAHFGSASAVMAASPRALAQVDRVGPHTAKAIRDFDGDATVDEQFERAARVGAELVPLWDERYPRLLRQIYDPPAVLWLRGDLLPQDGRAIAIVGTRRATDYGKRVAHDFAFELAQRGFTIVSGLAYGIDTAAHRGALEAGGRTLAVLGSGVDRIYPSRNKPLAEQIAGDHGAVLSEFALGTAPDASNFPRRNRIIAGCSLGTLVAEARKTGGALITAWMALEQNREVWAAPAAVFGPAGEGTNQLIRKGYATLVTTVDELLEEIEGQLEAVPGAVPVAPEPAPPPVLNGAEAKLYDALSAEPVHLDTLCERSGLDTSNALVYLLSLEFKGLVRQLAGKQFFRA, encoded by the coding sequence GTGGACCTCTTCGCCCAGCACGCTCCGACCGACGCCGACGAACTGCGGGCGCTCGTCGCGCTCTCGCTCGTGCCGGGCGTCGGGCCGGGGCGGATTCGCTCGCTCCTCGCCCATTTCGGCTCGGCGTCGGCGGTGATGGCGGCGTCGCCTCGGGCGCTCGCGCAGGTAGACCGCGTCGGCCCGCACACGGCGAAGGCGATCCGCGATTTCGACGGGGACGCCACGGTGGACGAGCAGTTCGAGCGCGCCGCCCGCGTCGGCGCCGAGCTCGTGCCGCTGTGGGACGAGCGCTACCCCCGTCTGCTCCGGCAGATCTACGACCCGCCCGCCGTGCTCTGGCTGCGCGGCGATCTGCTGCCGCAGGACGGCCGCGCGATCGCGATCGTCGGGACGCGGCGGGCGACGGATTACGGCAAGCGCGTCGCGCACGACTTCGCGTTCGAGCTCGCGCAGCGCGGGTTCACGATCGTCAGCGGGCTGGCGTACGGGATCGACACAGCGGCGCACCGGGGCGCACTCGAAGCGGGCGGACGGACGCTCGCCGTGCTCGGCTCGGGCGTGGACCGGATTTACCCGAGCCGGAACAAGCCGCTCGCCGAGCAGATCGCCGGCGACCACGGCGCCGTGCTGAGCGAGTTCGCCCTCGGCACCGCGCCCGACGCGTCGAACTTCCCGCGCCGCAACCGGATCATCGCGGGGTGCTCGCTCGGCACGCTCGTCGCCGAGGCGCGGAAGACGGGCGGCGCGCTCATCACGGCGTGGATGGCGCTGGAGCAGAACCGCGAGGTGTGGGCCGCGCCGGCCGCCGTGTTCGGGCCGGCAGGGGAGGGGACGAACCAGCTCATCCGCAAGGGCTACGCCACGCTCGTCACGACGGTCGACGAGCTGCTCGAAGAGATCGAGGGGCAGCTCGAGGCCGTGCCGGGGGCGGTGCCCGTCGCGCCAGAGCCCGCGCCACCGCCCGTGCTCAACGGGGCCGAGGCCAAACTCTACGACGCGCTCTCGGCCGAGCCCGTCCACCTCGATACGCTCTGCGAGCGGAGCGGGCTCGACACCTCGAACGCGCTCGTCTACCTCCTCTCGCTGGAGTTCAAGGGGCTCGTGCGCCAGCTTGCGGGCAAGCAGTTCTTCCGCGCCTGA